ACGTCCCCTTTGAGGAGGCCCCACGTGGCGTCATCGGACTCGAGACGGCGGCCGCGGCGGTCAATACGTCGGTTGGGCTTCCGGCCGTGACGTTCTTTGAGCGGATGTCGATTGCCCCCGGTCGGCTACTCGGATTGGAGACCGGACCACTCGCGGTCGGATCGGTAGCGGACATCACGGTCTTTGACCCGAGTCAGTCATGGACTCCCGGGACGTTCGTTTCGAAATCTGCCAACTCACCCTGGATCGGGACAGAGATAACCGGCCGGGTTCGAGCGACGCTTCTGGGGGGCCAGGTGACCTTCGAGCACAAAGAGGGGGCGTCCGAATGAGTGAAGCACTGGCAGTCACCGCAGACGGAACCGTGTTCAGGGGTAGGTCGGTCGGGGTAGACGGCCTCACGACCGGTGAAGTCGTATTCAACACGGCGATGGCCGGCTACCAGGAAATCTTCTCTGATCCGTCATACGCCGGTCAGGTGGTTGTTATGACCGCATCCCACATCGGCAACTATGGAACGACCGCGCTCGATGACCAGTCCGACCGTGTGTTCGCTTCCGGTGTGGTCGTTCGGTCGCTGTCACGGCGCGAGTCCAACTGGCGGTCGACCGGGAGCCTGGCTGAATATCTGGCGACCAAGGAGGTGGTGGCGCTCGCCGACGTAGACACTCGCCGACTGACCCGTCACATTCGCGAAAAAGGTGCCCAGGCTATTGCGATGGGAGCCGGGGTAACGGAATCCGAATTGCACGAAGCAGCCCAAAACGCTCCCACGATGAGCGGTCAGAACCTGGCAGCCGGCGTATCAACCATTGCTCAATACTCGGTGGAGGCGACCACGCCTTCGCGGGGCCGTGTGGTGGCGCTCGATCTTGGACTGAAACGTGACATCCTGGCGAATCTCGCCTCTCGGGGATTTGACGTCACGGTTGTTCCGATCGGGACTTCGGCCGACGAGA
The DNA window shown above is from Acidimicrobiia bacterium and carries:
- the carA gene encoding glutamine-hydrolyzing carbamoyl-phosphate synthase small subunit, whose amino-acid sequence is MSEALAVTADGTVFRGRSVGVDGLTTGEVVFNTAMAGYQEIFSDPSYAGQVVVMTASHIGNYGTTALDDQSDRVFASGVVVRSLSRRESNWRSTGSLAEYLATKEVVALADVDTRRLTRHIREKGAQAIAMGAGVTESELHEAAQNAPTMSGQNLAAGVSTIAQYSVEATTPSRGRVVALDLGLKRDILANLASRGFDVTVVPIGTSADEIMALGPAGVFLSNGPGDPEPLTGPISTIQSLLGKVPIFGICLGHQLLGLALGGRTYKLPFGHHGGNHPVMRLSDHGVEITSQNHGFAVDPWSMTTEDPVSMTPGELAGPHLLPRSMASDFGAVVASHQNLNDGTLEGLRCLDVPAFSVQYHPEAAPGPHDAVRVFDDFVELMGI